AAAATCATGATTTAATACCAAAGCTATTTCCTTAAGGAGTTCTATATCAATTGTGGAACGTCTATATATACTTGCCACTCCTTGCTTAGTTTTGTTAATTTTATCACCTAATTGTTTCTGACTGATTCCCTGTTCAGTCGCAACTTTTTTTATTATCTGTCCAATGTTAATCTTCATAAGACAAATATTAGTTTACTAAAAATCTTAATTGACACCTGAAAGAATCTAATAAATTTACTTTCGGATGTTTTTATTTTACTTATTTAAATATTATTCTTATATTTGAATAGGAATTTGATAGTGCTTTACTAGTGGATCACATTTGAACAAGATTTGAACCCAATACATTAGCTATCGTTCTGGCTTTATTAAAGTATTGGTTAGTCCTCCCCAGGCAAAATAGGAAGCTAATCAAGGCAAGTGAAGCCCCATGTCGTGCATGTTAAATTTTATCATAAATTTGCATGATTGAGCGGCATGGTGTGCTCACTCGCTTTTCCGAACCTGCCTGGGGAGGGAGCGAGCAGAGGCCCATGTCGCTTAATTATTTTTTAGCCTCCTCGCTCATAACTTATAAAACAAGAAGTTATGATAGCATTAAAGAAACAATTACTTCAAAATTTAGCCTGTCCACCAGAATAACCCTACGGATACCTATATACCGTCCCTTCTGTTCCGGTCGAGTCCATCATAAATTTTCCAAGGGCTAAGGGATGGTTATTTTATAATTATAAGCCAAAAACAAACCAATTTTCTATCGAAAAATAAACGCAAATAGCGTAATGGGATAAATACGTCCTTTCGGTATCGGTAATTTCGATCATAAACAGACCAGATTATGTTCACACTCATACTATTACTAATAAAAGATATTATAAAAACACGTCTTTATAGGGAAAACAACCTGTTAAAGACGTTAACGGCGGTTTTCGTTTCTATGTTTAGTTTATGTTCCGCACAGTCCGTGGAAACACGGGCTGATGCCGGGCAATCCGCTAAGAAAATAACACGGGAGAACATTCCTTTTTTCGTCGATATAATCGACAAAAAGGAAAATTCACGGGAACAGTTAATGTACTATCCAAATGCCGATCTGGAGAAGTATCCGGTATTTCAGTATCGCGCAAAAATAGATAGAATAAGACCTTTAAAGGTCGGTAAAAATGTCCCCGACGAAATATGGGATCTGCCGGTCAGGATTGTTGGTGACATCCGGGGAAGAGATAGTATAACCCTGCGGGAACTTGCGGCAGATAAGATCCTCGTGCTCGATTTCTGGGCGAAATGGTGTTCTCCCTGCCTGAAATCCATGAATAAGTGGAAAGAACTACAGCCAAAATATAAAGGGGAGGTCCAGGTGGTCGGGCTGATGCTCGATTGGGATTACAAAGCCGAACTGATGATCCATAAAATGGGCTGGAATATGCCGCAGCTGATCGGACCGGAGGTATATTTACTGAATTACTATTTCTGCGGAACGCCAGTTACCGGTCCGTCAGCTTGGATCAACAAAGGCAAATTCATTGGCCTTTCTGATGCCAGGGCTGACAGCGAAAAAATTATCAATAACCTATTGCTCGGTCTACCACCCTCATTCTCGGAAAATGGAGACCGCAAACTAAAGAAGGGAAAGGAGGAGCTATGAAAAAAATAATACTCTTCTTTTTTTTAATCTCTTTTCTGGAAGGAAAAGCGCAGATAGCCGGAAAGATCATCGGAGAAAATAATATTCCGCTATCTGGAGCGACTGTGGCCCTCAAAGAGGCTAGGCAAACGATGCTGTCTGATGAAAATGGCCATTTTTCTTTCGGCAAAGTATCCTTTCCCGATACATTATCCGTCCGCTTTGTTGGATACATTGAACAGAAAGTCGCGGTAAATTCGGCAGGCCGGAATCTGCAAATCCGATTGGTCCATGCAACGCAGGCAATAAGTGAAGTACAGGTCGTAAACACAGGGTTTTACCAGATCCCCAAAGAAAGAGCTACCGGATCATTTACTACCATAAACAATGAGCTTTTAAACCGCTCTGTGGGAGCGAACATACTTGAAAGGCTCGACGGTGTTGCCTCAGGGGTTCAGTTTGTCACACCGAACGGAACAAAACCTTCGGATATCCGTGTTCGGGGCCTCGCAACGATCCAATCGGATGCCAGTCCACTGATCATCGTGGATAATTTCCCATACGATGGCGATATCACATCCATCAATCCGAATGACATAGATAATATTACAGTTCTAAAAGATGGAGCATCCGCTTCTATCTGGGGAGCACGTGCCGGCAATGGAGTGATCGTGATTACAACAAAAAAAGGGCGGTATAATCAGAAGGGAGTACTTTCCGTTAACAGCAATCTGTCCATCGGCCGGAAACCCGACCTGATGTACAGCCGAAACCGGCTGCCGAGTGAAACCGTAATGCAGATAGAAAAGGAAAAATACCTTCATGGCGGATTCTATATTGATACTGATAATCAGGTACCATTCCCCAGGTACGTGGAAATGCTGATCGCCCGGGACAATGGTTCCATGACGGAAGAGGAGTTTCTCGGCCAGGAGAATATGCTCAAGAAAACGGAAGTCAGAAAAGAGGCCATGCGGTACTTGTACCAGCCATCAGTCGTCCAGCAATATGCGCTGAATGCCCGCGGAGGGGGAGAAAATTATACTTATTTCCTATCGGGAGGCTATGACAAAAATAGGGGCGAAGTAATCGGAAATACAGGGAACCGTGTCAGCTTTAGTACACAGAACACGTTCAGGCCATTGAGGAACCTCGAGGTGATGAGTTCGGTGTGGTATAGTCAGCAGCATGGAAAAGAAAACGGGATCACCCTGAACGACCTAAAAGGACACGTAACAAGCGTAGGCCTGTCTCCTTATACAAGATTGATGGACGAAAACGGGAATCGCCTGACCCTGATAAAGGAATATCGCCAGAGCTATATTGATCGGGCCAAAGCTGATGGACTGCTGGACTGGGAGTACAATCCTTTACGGGAGCGTGACCTGATAGATAAACGTAGAAAAAGTGAGGAACTGCGGTTAAATGCCGGCCTCCGGTATGATTTTCTTCAAGATTTCCATCTGGACATTACTTATCAGTACACAAAAGGAAGTTCTTTTCGCAGTGTGTTATACGACAGGGACAGTTATTTTGTGCGGGATATGGTCAATCGTTTCACGCAGGATGACGGAAAAAAAATCATACCCTATGGTGGGATATTCATAAATGAATCCCCTGAATCGCTTCTGAGCCATTCGGCAAGGGGACAGCTGAACTATAACGGCAGTTATGGGAAAGACCATCAGGTCTCCGGGCTGATCGGCGGCGAGATACGGGAATTCAGGCGGACCATTACACCGGGCTCAACACTTTATGGCTACAATCCCGATATAGCAATGGGCCTGACAAATCTGGACTATTCGCAGGGCTACAACCTGCGTCCTGACAGCTACGGCTATATATCGTCTCCCGATTATACAAACAGAATTTTTGTGGACCGTTATCTTTCCTATTTCGGGAATGTGGGATATACCTTTAAAAAACGGTATATCCTTTCAGCCTCGCTGCGATGGGATGGCTCCAATCTTTTTGGTGTAAAGACAAATCAGAAAGGAACACCGCTGTATTCCCTTGGTACGAGCTGGGACATTTCGCAGGAAAACTGGTTTGCGGTAAGAAATCTGGAATATCTCCGGATACGGGCAACCTATGGCAGTGCCGGAAATGTCAATAAATCCGTGAGCGTATATCCAACGGTCAGGCACATGGGGGCCGACCTGACAACGGGGGTGGACAATGCTCAGATATTATCTGTCGGGAACCCGTCGCTCCGGTGGGAAAGAGTCAATACATTCAATATGGGCATTGATTTTCGTTCATTTGGAAATAGGCTGTCCGGTACTGCCGAATATTTCAGAAAGAACGCTTCCGACCTGATCGGCGAAGATATACTCCCCCCCAACACTGGTATTATTGAAGGTGGGAGCGCCAATAATTCCAGGCTTATAAATTATGCGGATCTGGTTACAAACGGGTATGAACTGCAGCTAAATTCCATAAATACGGATGGCAGGCTAAAATGGACCTCTGCACTTCTGCTGAATCTTGTCAGGAACCGTGTCACCAGATATGCGCAGAACAATAATGTGGTGATTTCCGATTACCTGGACGGAAAGGTTCCCGTAGCCGGCATGAGCAGGGACGCCATGTTCACTCTTCCATGGTATGGACTGGGCAATACGGACGGTCTGCCCATTGTATATGTTGATGGCAGGGAAAGCAGGGACTATACCAAATTTTATTCGGGGCTGGCTTTTAATGACCTAACAGCAGCGGGCCTAAGTGTGCCCCCATTCTATGGAACGCTCCGAAATGCCCTTAACTATAACGGGGTTGGCCTGGAATTTACATTGAGCTGGAAAACAGGCCATTCCTTTCGTGCAAATTCAATGAATTCCGGGGGCGAGTATACGCTTGACTATAATATGGATTATTTTAAGCGGTGGCAGAAACCCGGAGACGAAAACAGTACCGATGTTCCTGCCACTCAGGAGATCGGCAAAACCATTCCCTATTCGAATATCATATATAGCAATTCTGCCATATTGATCAAAAGGGGAGACCAGATCCGTCTTCAGGATATCCGGTTATTTTATGACCTGCCGATTTCGGTGGCAAAAAAGCTTAAATTCAATAATATGCGCTTCTATGCAATGGCACGTAACCTCGGTGTTTTATGGCAGTCCGGTGACCGCAGTGTTGATCCCGATTATTCCGGAGCGGAATATGTAGCGCCAAAAACAATCACATTGGGAATGCAATTGGACTTTTAATAAATACATTATGAAACAGATACTTTTTATATTCCCCTGCTGCTTTCTTTTTTTTGCCGGCTGTGGAAAGGATTTTCTGAATGAGAAAAGGGAGACCAATCAGGTTATACCAAGCAACATAAACGATTATCAGGCGATATTGGACAACAGTACCGTGATGAACAAACAGGCAGCATTCCGTCTGGTGTCCATCGGGTCTGATGAATATATTTATCCCGACGACGCATGGGAAACGCTGAGCCCAATATCCTATTTTTATTATAAAAACGGATACATCTGGGCCGATGATGTCTATGAAGGAAAACAGGT
The genomic region above belongs to Sphingobacterium zeae and contains:
- a CDS encoding SusC/RagA family TonB-linked outer membrane protein, with protein sequence MKKIILFFFLISFLEGKAQIAGKIIGENNIPLSGATVALKEARQTMLSDENGHFSFGKVSFPDTLSVRFVGYIEQKVAVNSAGRNLQIRLVHATQAISEVQVVNTGFYQIPKERATGSFTTINNELLNRSVGANILERLDGVASGVQFVTPNGTKPSDIRVRGLATIQSDASPLIIVDNFPYDGDITSINPNDIDNITVLKDGASASIWGARAGNGVIVITTKKGRYNQKGVLSVNSNLSIGRKPDLMYSRNRLPSETVMQIEKEKYLHGGFYIDTDNQVPFPRYVEMLIARDNGSMTEEEFLGQENMLKKTEVRKEAMRYLYQPSVVQQYALNARGGGENYTYFLSGGYDKNRGEVIGNTGNRVSFSTQNTFRPLRNLEVMSSVWYSQQHGKENGITLNDLKGHVTSVGLSPYTRLMDENGNRLTLIKEYRQSYIDRAKADGLLDWEYNPLRERDLIDKRRKSEELRLNAGLRYDFLQDFHLDITYQYTKGSSFRSVLYDRDSYFVRDMVNRFTQDDGKKIIPYGGIFINESPESLLSHSARGQLNYNGSYGKDHQVSGLIGGEIREFRRTITPGSTLYGYNPDIAMGLTNLDYSQGYNLRPDSYGYISSPDYTNRIFVDRYLSYFGNVGYTFKKRYILSASLRWDGSNLFGVKTNQKGTPLYSLGTSWDISQENWFAVRNLEYLRIRATYGSAGNVNKSVSVYPTVRHMGADLTTGVDNAQILSVGNPSLRWERVNTFNMGIDFRSFGNRLSGTAEYFRKNASDLIGEDILPPNTGIIEGGSANNSRLINYADLVTNGYELQLNSINTDGRLKWTSALLLNLVRNRVTRYAQNNNVVISDYLDGKVPVAGMSRDAMFTLPWYGLGNTDGLPIVYVDGRESRDYTKFYSGLAFNDLTAAGLSVPPFYGTLRNALNYNGVGLEFTLSWKTGHSFRANSMNSGGEYTLDYNMDYFKRWQKPGDENSTDVPATQEIGKTIPYSNIIYSNSAILIKRGDQIRLQDIRLFYDLPISVAKKLKFNNMRFYAMARNLGVLWQSGDRSVDPDYSGAEYVAPKTITLGMQLDF
- a CDS encoding TlpA family protein disulfide reductase, with the protein product MFTLILLLIKDIIKTRLYRENNLLKTLTAVFVSMFSLCSAQSVETRADAGQSAKKITRENIPFFVDIIDKKENSREQLMYYPNADLEKYPVFQYRAKIDRIRPLKVGKNVPDEIWDLPVRIVGDIRGRDSITLRELAADKILVLDFWAKWCSPCLKSMNKWKELQPKYKGEVQVVGLMLDWDYKAELMIHKMGWNMPQLIGPEVYLLNYYFCGTPVTGPSAWINKGKFIGLSDARADSEKIINNLLLGLPPSFSENGDRKLKKGKEEL